In one Lolium rigidum isolate FL_2022 chromosome 3, APGP_CSIRO_Lrig_0.1, whole genome shotgun sequence genomic region, the following are encoded:
- the LOC124703730 gene encoding organic cation/carnitine transporter 7-like, with translation METYTTDNALAAMGFGKFQALVLVYAGMGWVAESMELMLLSFVGPLIREEWKISAQDESLLSSVVFLGMLIGACGWGFVSDKYGRRTGLLFSTLFTTGMGFMSALSPNYLCLMALRFLVGVGVGGGHVFSSWFLEFVPAQNRGTWMIVFSFFWTLGTVLEASLAWVVIAALSWRWLLAFTAVPCFLLLPFFGITPESPRYLCAQNRMSEATLVLERISKTNQAALPPGILTYNRGIEVDQSAPTYEIDHLLPVREKECTDDNAMSSKSGSGAALRSLLSRNLRRSTLLLWFVFYANSFAYYGLVLMTSQLSDANRSCASGLRYVKSEQDASLYKDTFITSFAEIPGLIVSAVLVEWLGRKATMWCLLFTCCGFLGPLAFHQSEIWTTGLLFGARACAMGSFTVLCLYAPEVYPTSVRSTGVGIATAIGRIGGIVCPLIAVGMLRSCHQMEAIIVFEVVLCLAAIACMLFPVETKGRDMN, from the exons ATGGAAACATACACCACGGATAACGCGCTTGCAGCCATGGGATTTGGGAAATTCCAAGCACTTGTTCTCGTGTATGCAGGCATGGGTTGGGTTGCGGAATCCATGGAGCTCATGCTACTGTCGTTTGTTGGACCACTGATACGGGAGGAATGGAAAATCTCTGCCCAAGATGAGAGTCTGCTCTCAAGTGTAGTGTTCTTGGGCATGTTAATAGGAGCATGTGGTTGGGGATTTGTTTCCGACAAATATGGGCGAAG GACTGGTTTACTGTTTTCAACACTGTTTACTACCGGAATGGGTTTCATGAGTGCTTTATCTCCTAACTATTTATGCTTGATGGCTCTTCGATTTCTCGTTGGTGTTGGAGTGGGTGGTGGGCATGTGTTTTCATCTTGGTTTTTGGAGTTTGTTCCTGCACAAAATCGTGGCACTTGGATGattgttttttcctttttttggactCTTGGCACAGTCTTGGAGGCTTCACTTGCATGG GTTGTGATTGCGGCATTGAGTTGGAGGTGGTTGCTAGCATTTACCGCCGTTCCGTGCTTTCTCTTGCTTCCTTTCTTTGGAATTACACCCGAGTCACCACGCTATCTGTGTGCACAAAATAGAATGTCTGAAGCAACGCTTGTCCTGGAGAGAATCTCTAAGACAAACCAAGCAGCTCTTCCTCCTGGAATTCTCACATACAACCGTGGAATAGAAGTTGATCAAAGTGCTCCCACCTATGAGATAGATCATCTTCTTCCAGTCAGAGAGAAGGAATGCACAGATGATAATGCCATGAGCTCCAAATCTGGTAGTGGTGCTGCATTGCGTAGTCTATTGTCACGAAATTTGCGCAGATCAACGCTTCTGCTGtggtttgttttctatgcaaattCCTTTGCTTATTACGGGCTAGTCTTGATGACCTCCCAACTGAGTGATGCAAATCGAAGCTGTGCATCTGGGCTGAGATATGTGAAGAGTGAACAAGATGCCAGCCTTTACAAGGATACGTTTATTACTAGTTTCGCAG AGATTCCTGGTCTAATTGTGTCTGCTGTTCTTGTTGAATGGCTTGGCCGAAAAGCTACAATGTGGTGCTTGCTGTTCACATGCTGTGGTTTCCTTGGACCACTTGCATTTCATCAGAGTGAGATATGGACAACTGGCCTTCTGTTTGGTGCTCGCGCTTGTGCCATGGGTAGCTTCACAGTTCTATGTTTATATGCCCCAGAG GTATATCCAACATCAGTACGCTCAACTGGTGTTGGAATTGCTACTGCCATTGGTAGGATCGGTGGGATTGTTTGCCCCCTTATAGCTGTTGGGATGCTGAGAAGCTGCCATCAAATGGAAGCTATCATTGTGTTTGAGGTGGTGTTATGCCTAGCTGCAATTGCTTGCATGTTGTTCCCTGTGGAGACCAAGGGCCGTGATATGAACTGA